In the genome of Hydra vulgaris chromosome 06, alternate assembly HydraT2T_AEP, the window AATGCAACAACAAGTATAATACTTGCAAGAGTTGATGTTGATCATCTGATCAATTATCAACAAATTATATCGGATGTCATTTATAATAGCATAAAGGCAaggtatattaatatatatccgtcaatggtatatttttattataaaaataatgaccggtatgcaatttttaatataaacacgtATACGATACCAACAGTACCACAATATAtagatttgataaaaaatattgatataaatagCGTAACAGTAGTTGAGGTGACACCAAAAGATGTTTATATCACTACTGTAAATTGTAGATTTTTACGTTCTTACATTGATGATATCAtcgaaataataaatatttataaaacccTCGTTAGTACAGGAATATTCGAATTTTATTATGAAACGCATCAAAACATGCATAAGTGtggatattaatttttttatgagttccggcaaaatttgaataagaataatattttaatatcaaagatgAGTTTAGTAccgtataaattaaaaaatgcaataaaagacgatactttattaaacttatatgtttttcattgcgaacatgaattaaataaaaatataatattggtAACCGTACTAACTAATACACTAAAAATCGATACTGATATTATCAGTAATTatgtaatatcattattacaaatttaCGAGACATTTATACCAAATGTCGACAATAagacatattatattttatgtattaacgcactagcaaaaatatatttattatttcgaGTGGGTGATTATAAAACGGAAGATATAATAATTTAcgaattatttatatcaaaatatatatcgATAAAAACATCTAtcgattataaaataaaaaagaatataaatatttatcattcgTTTGTCGTTATAAATGCGAAATTCATTATGATTTAATCTTTCCATTTCTTGAGGAGTCATgtgagaaaatttatttttataaacatcagATTGACGTATTTTATCTACGGGAGTTCTACAAATAGAACAACAAGGATTTTCTTCTTGCCATATTAAATCTCTTTCTTcacttgatatatttaaattttcaaaacgcggTAAACATATTTCATAAGTAAATCGAACCAAAGTATCTGCTAAAGCAATGATATCGTAAACtcttaattccatttttaatttttcattattttcacaATTTAGCTTTTCCCACAAGATACGTCTGTGTGTCTTGTGAAGTAAAGAAACTCCTGGTTGAAAATAGTCTGGTAGACAAGTTAAAGGATTTCTTTCTAAACTTTCAACCGTATTTTCGTAATAAAAAATCCATTGAGTAATGACTTGACCTTGTTCGTCCAAACCAAAACATTCTCTTGCTAATTTTTCATGAATGCATTGAATCACAATGGAATGACAATAATAATTCAACTCAGGTAAAGGTTTGACTTTGGAAGTAGCATTTTCTTCAGACTTTGTAATACTCGTTTCGCAAtcaaaagtcattaaaaaaggaaacaagGTTCTACTTGTACACATGAACGTATTTTGTGGACGATAGTGAGTAATGCAATCACCGTATTTAAACTTGTCCGGTTTATAATAACCTTCGCATTTGTGTTTCTCTGTGGTAAATTTTTGTCCACAATCAGAACATTGAAACAAAACACGCGAGTTGTTAgaacaaaaatactttgtaGAAAATTTTTCATTCAACATGCTTATAGCGtgaaaagaattatttttttgaaaaatacaaattttgatcgtgttgattgttttttttcgTTCATTGGCTTTATTTCTTTCTTCATCGTTAATAAATACTCTTTGAGAATCTTGATCGTCTTTGGTAATGTTTGCGCTTTCgtaaactacttttaacaattttacaaGAGAACTTTTATATtgtgattttaatttagaatgCAACAAACgaattttggtgttttttttgttaacggcaaaaattttaatgttaatacgATCAAAAGTGTTTTCGTAAGCAAAACAATGACAAAAATCAATCAAAGTTTGAAATGacatatttttagatttttcttttatttgttgtaaaacgTCTTTCCATGCTAGAACATTTTGCTCTTCTTGATCTTCAAAAAgaagttgtaaaatattttcttcagaATATAAATCTGTagtgttttttttcaacacttTTATATTCCATTCTTCAATGGTGCTCACATTCCATTGACGAATCAACAAAGAGACGAGAAAAGcagaataaaaacataatcctggttcaaataaaatactataatctaaaaacattttctttttttgttgataagaCAGAATAGTATAAACAGTACTTTTTAGTGATTTTTCCCATTGTGTTAAAGAATGAGGTCTATACCATTCACCAAACCATTCGTCTATTTCTATcttcttttgttgttttttttcgtaatatattttattgcgttttttttttcgttgttttagtgtttctttattttttcttcgtTGTTTTagtgtttctttatttttttcataataagttttgttgtgttttttctttttttcaatttcttcatcTGTCATGagcatttttcttttaaaaccagACAATTCAAAATCTCGTAATTTCATCATGGAACTTTCTGTTAAATTggataaagttttaattttaatattacataatcGTATTATCTTCCATCCGCTGTCGttttctaaaacattaaaaacagcTCGCACATTGGCATCTTGAATAAAACGCAAATTTGTCGGTCCTTCTAaaggtttaataaaataaacaggCGAATTGTAACAACGTttcattattttacaataaccaTTTTCAATAGACTTGCAACACAAAGTAACAATATTATAACCCAATAAGAAATTTTGAAACAAGTCACCAAAAAGAATACTGTTTTTCATTTGTGTTTCGAATCCCTccattgttttttgttcaacATGATGAACAATTTCATCAGGACTTTGAGTTTCAGAATAAAGTTGTGATTCTTCTACAATATCTTCATTTTTATAACGatctttaatgtaaaaaaaatgttccgTGTATATACTGTTATTACTAAAACGAGTTTCCTCAGTTTGATattcaaatttcattttttaagaatctaaaaaaaaaattttttttttacatgtattctttataaaattccAAAACATCAGAATCAAcagtaatacttttaaatagtgttcgtaaattaaatttattattaataattataaatatatcgtTAATATTGCAAACTCGTGATAAAGAAACATAATAAAGACTATTAATAAAAGCCTTTGAATTAAATTGAACAACGGCTTTATTCATGGTACTTCCTTGTGCTTTATGAACCGTAAAAGAAAATGCTAATTTTAAAGGCAAACCAAATCTTGAGCCTACGACAGTATGAGAGCAATCTAAAATTTCTTCTTTGACACATTCAATTTtgacttcttttttattcatcatCACCCAAACTGCATTACTTTCTATTAAAATAACGGTACCAATAGTACCATTGCACAAACCTTCTTCCACATTAATATTTCTTACAAGCATCACAATAGCACCTATTTTAAGATAAACAGCTGCCGGAATTTGAAACGAGCATGGAATATTTcgatttttaataacatctttagCATAAAACCAATACCCTTCTTGTTTGATAGTTTCCATTTTTTGATTGTTATAAACATCCACTTCGATGTTTCTAAAAAACAATCTTGTATATTTagagtttaaattttcatctttttcaaaacaacgcgtcataaaataattaatagttttgTCTGAAACTTGACCAACACGTAGATCATTTAAAGCTCCAAAAAATTGTTCGTCGTCTTTTTGTCTAAAACATTGAGTTAAAACCAACACTTCTGTCATGTAGTGTAGCCatatttgtgatttaaaaacaaattgaccTGAAACAGGTGGCAACTGAAAAAAATCACCACAAGCAATCACTTGTATACCACCAAATAATTCATCGTAACATTGTCTAATTTCACAAGCTATTGAGTGTAATAAATCAAATGTTGAAGCGTTAATCATTGAAATTTCATCAATAATTAAAACATCAGTTTccaaccatgtttttttaatgtctggATGCATATGacgtttataataaacgttttttaattagaataaaaagtatatataaaaagtacatataaaaaaatttatttcgaaTACAAATATAGTatagcatattttataaaaaacatcatatatataATGTTCTGATCGACAACTTGCTCCAC includes:
- the LOC136082081 gene encoding ATP-dependent DNA helicase PIF1-like — translated: MHPDIKKTWLETDVLIIDEISMINASTFDLLHSIACEIRQCYDELFGGIQVIACGDFFQLPPVSGQFVFKSQIWLHYMTEVLVLTQCFRQKDDEQFFGALNDLRVGQVSDKTINYFMTRCFEKDENLNSKYTRLFFRNIEVDVYNNQKMETIKQEGYWFYAKDVIKNRNIPCSFQIPAAVYLKIGAIVMLVRNINVEEGLCNGTIGTVILIESNAVWVMMNKKEVKIECVKEEILDCSHTVVGSRFGLPLKLAFSFTVHKAQGSTMNKAVVQFNSKAFINSLYYVSLSRVCNINDIFIIINNKFNLRTLFKSITVDSDVLEFYKEYM